GCAAGCTGCTGGCCCACCTCGAGTCCACCGGAAATCCCAAGGTGCTCGTGCGCTTCCAGCGGGAGGCGTCCACCTCGCTCCTGGAGGCCGACATGCTCATGCAGAAGGCGGGGAAGAAGTTGCGCAAACCCATGGCCGAGGTCTCCCCCTACTTCACCGACGAGCGCATCCTCCCGCTCGAGAACAACATCACCCAGGCGATGGGAGCCGCCTTCAAGCAGATCTTCCCCACCGACCTGCTCGTGCTGGAAAAGGGACCGGCGCTCTCCGCGCGGGACACCTCCAACAGCTCCGTCCCCGTGCTCGGCATCCGCTACACCGTGGGCTCGTCTGGAAAGGTCTTCAACGTGTCCGAGGACAGCCGGCTGTTCGTGGGCATCGCCTTCGAGTTCGACGTGGAGATGAGCCTGCCCAACGAGAAGCCCCTGCAATTCAGCCTCTCCGTCGGGCCGCCGGAGCGCTTCAGCTTCCGGTCCAACGGCTCCCTCGTCGAAGCCGCCTACCAGAACATGGCCCTGCGCGCCTTCGATGAGCTGGACGACAAGCTCCGCCACACGTTCTTCCGCCCCGACAGCAAGGCCTTCATGGCCGGCACGGGAGCGCCGTAGCCCACGAAGCAACAGGCCGGAAGCCGCTGGGATTCCAGCAGCATCCGGCCTCGTGCTCGTGCCTCTGGCGCGATTCGTACCCGCGCAGCTCAGAACGTGTACTTCACCCGCGGGAAGAAGGCGAAGGTGGGGATGTTGGGCCCGATGAGGTAGCGGGCCAGGAAGTCCGCTCCCACCGAGAAGTGGTCCATCGGCGTCGCGTACTCGATGCCAATGCCCAGCCCCGCGTTCGGCGCCGTCAGGGCCGCTCCCGGGTCTCCACTGCCCACCGGCGCCGGATCCAACCGAGACAGGCCCGCCGCCACCTTCGGCATCAAATACAGACGGTCCGCCAGCGGCACCATGTACGCCGCCGTCACATCGGCGAACGCCACCGTGAAGTTGTCGGACATGCTGCACACGTTCGTGCCCGGCATGTACCCGGCGAAGCAGTTCGCCGCCGACGCGCCCAGCCCGAAGTGCACGCCCATCGAGATCTTGTCCGTCAGGTCGTACCCCACGCCCAGCTGCAGGTACGTCTGCGCGTTCGAGTAGATGTTCTCCCCGCCCAGCGTGAAGAACGTGCCGATGTCGGCCTCGGTGAAGAAGCCGCGGCGGACCTCCAGCGGAACACCTTCCGGCGGAGTCCCCGCCAGAGCGGTAGTGGGCAGCATCGCGAGCACGGCGGCCAACAGCGGCTTCTTCATATCGAAACAACCCTCACAAAGAACCCTCTCCCCATAGGGGGAGAGGGGTTTTCGTTACGGTTCGAGATGCGTGCGACTACTCACCCGCGGGCGAGAACAGCCACGGGTACGTCACCGCCACCACACCGCCACCCTTGGGCTCGGGGAACTTCCAGCGGCGGATGCGCGAGAGCATGCAGTTCTCCGCGGCCGAGCTGTTCAGCGTCGTCTCCGTCACGTTCGCCTCCGACACCGCTCCCGCCGGGTCGATCGTGAAGGCCACCGCCACCTTGCCCGCGAGGCTCGGGTTCTTGTTGAGCTCGGTCTCGTAGCAGTACTTGATCTCGTTCTGGTGGCTCCGGATGATCTTGGCGATCACGTCCTTGTCGAGGCCGCCCACCACCGTGGTCTTTCCGGGGACGATCTTCGTCACCGACTTGCCACGGCCCGCCAGGTCGATGCCGCCGCCGTCACCCGCGCCGCGGCCATTGCCCTTGGTGCCCAGGCCGCCGAGGCCCAGCGCGGTACCGCCACCGCCCGTGCCCGAGCCACGCGAGCCGAGTCCGCCCACGCCCTGCGCATCCCCGAGACCCGCACCGCTCTTGAGGCCGCCCAGCGCGTTGTTGATGCCCGTGCCCAGGCCACCCGGACCGAAGACGTCCGAGGCGCCACCCTTGAGGTTCTTCATCGCGCCCAGGATGCCCACCCGGCCCACCACCTTGCGGTCCTGCTCGCGCTTGTTCTTGTTGACGATGTTGGTGCCCGGCTTGGAGGGATCGGCCTCGGCCTTCTTCGCCTCCTCCTTGCCGAACTTGCCTTCCTCGCCCTTGGCCTTGGCGCCTTCCTCCACGCCCTTGAGGTCCAGGCGCTTGGTGTCGATCTGCTTCGCCGGCTGCACCAGGAACTTCGCCACCCGCTGCTGGCTCGCGAAGATGTCGTCGCTGGACGGAGCCTCGGAGCGAGGCGTGAGCAGCATGGCCGCCAGGAACGCGCCGGCCGCCAGGAAGCTGATGCCGGCGATCTTGAACCAGGTGAAGTCCGTCTCGGCCAGCGAGCTCACCGCCACGGCGGGCGATGGCTTCACGTAGCGCACCACGAAGGTGAGCGTGCCCAGCGACACCTCCGCCCGGTCATGCAGGCCGAGCGTGTACGCGTGCTCCTTGCCCGAGGCCGTCAGCTTGCCCTCGGCGCGAAGGCTGTCCTTCGTGCGCACGTCACCATTGTGGGTGACGATGACGCCCGCGGACTCGGGCACGTGCAGCTCGTACAGCTCGCCGCGCCCCACCGCCAGCACGTGACGGGCCCCCACCTCGGACTCGAAGACGTGGAAGAAGTTCTTCTTCGCCTCGCCGATGGTGACCGGCACTCCGTCCCGGAAGTGCTGGATGGACATCATCTGGTCGCCCCAGAGCAACTGCACCTGGAGGACCTTCGCGTCCTTGGTGGGCAGCGCCTCGGGCGGCAGCGGCTCGCGGATGTGCGCCGCCACGAGCGAGCGTGCCTTCCGCGCCGCCGGAGCCGGAGTGTTCCGCACCGCCTGCTCGGGAGTGGCCCGGTTGCGCAGGCCCGGAGGCACCACCCGGTTGCCCACTTCCGGAGCGCGCGGCTCCGGGGCTCGAGGGTGCAGCAGGGAGCCCTGCAGCCCCACCCCACTCTCCACCTGCGCACCCGCTGGAGGAGGCGGCGTCTCGGCGTTGCCGAAGAGCACCTCCACCCGCGAGCCACCCAGCATCAGCACGTCACCCGGCGAGAGCGTCCGCGGTCCCACCACCCGCTGACCCCCCACCTGCGTGCCACTCTCGCTGCCCAGATCAATGGCCGTCACCGAACCCGTGGACTCGACCTTCAACATCACGTGAAGGTTCGAGACCCGAGGGTCCAACAGCTTCACCGCCGCCTGAGCGCCCGAGCCCACGATGACGCTCTCGGCCTCGGAGACAGCCTCGTGCACGGAGCCATCCGGCCCGGTGATCCGCAGCTTCAATCCATTCTTCTTCCCCGCCGCCATAGAGGATCCTTCCTCCTCCCTTCCATCCGCCATGCCCACGCCGCCCATTAGAGGTTGTCCACTGACTTCTGCAGCTCGGGGTTGAAGTTGTCGCGGACCCGGATGAGGCTCTGGAAGTCCGTCTTCTTCCGGTTGAGCACGTACGAGCCCTCGGGCTTCGTGAGCTCGCCCTCCACCGCCATGTCGGTGAAGTCGATCGTCGTCTTCTTGCGAACGACGACCTTGTCCTCCTCCTGGATGACCTTCACCTGGGTCTGCGGCTCCTCTTCCGCGAGCGCCGGCCCCGCCCACAACGCCACCACCGCCACTACCGCTGCCAGTCGTCTCATGTCGGCCTCCTCGTCGGATGGGACAGCGGGTCCCAGATGAGGTTCCCTCAGCTTCCTTGCACGCCCTGCACCAACGTCCCGGGTGATGGAATCCCGCGAAATCCCTGCGAAGCGCTTCCACCCGCCCCACGTGAGGCCCCAGTAAGTGGAAAAATTTTCCCACTGGGACCGGTAGGTTATTCGGCCTTCGGGGCCTCGGCCGGAGGCTCGGCCGCCGGCTCGCTCGGGGCCGGCGAGGCCGCCGCGCCCTCGACAAGCGTGGCACCACTCTCGGCGGGCGCGGCACCTTCGGCGGGCGCGCCCTCCTGCGGCGCCGACTCATCGGACACCTTGTCGAGCATCGAACCACTGCCTCCGACGGCTGCCGGATTGGGGGCCTTCTCCTCGGGCGCGGCCTCGGGCTGGCCATTCTTGCGCATGGCCGCGATGCCCTGGAGCTTCGAGTCGATCAGCTGCTTGTCCTGTGCGCTCGTGGAGCCCAGGTCCTTGCAGCGCTGGAGGAAGCCCTCGGCCTTGTCCCAGCCGGCGCGCTCGACGGCGTAGGCCCAGCCCGCGCCACAGACGGCCTCGGGCTGCTCCGCGCGCAGCGTGAGCACCTTCTCGAAGGCCTCGCCCGCGGCGATGCCCTTCTTCGCGTCGCGGCCCTTCTGCCCGTCCAACGCATACGCGTAGTAGAGCCAGGCCTCGTGCGAGCCGGGCTCCAGTTCCACGGCCTTGGAGAAGGAGCGCTCGGCGCCCGCGTAGTCGCGCCAGGCCAGCGCCATGGCGCCGAGGTTGAGGTAGCCGGGAGCGAAGCGCTCGTCGAGCGACACGGCCTTCTGGAACTGCGCGAGCGCGCGGGGCCGGTCTTCCAGCTTCAGGTAGATCATCCCCAGGTTGTTGTAGATGCCGGGGTCCTTCTCATCGAGCTTGCGCGCGTTGGCGAGCACCAGCTCGGCGAGCCGGTACTTGCCCTGGTCGTAGTAGACGAGCGCGAGGTTCTTGTACGCCTCGGCGTCATCCGGGTGGCGCGCGAGCACGCGGCGGGCGGTGGCCTCGGCCTGCTCGTGCTTGCCGGCGAGCCGGTAGGCCACGGTGAGGTTGTTGAGCAGCGACGCCTCGTACTCGCGGCCCTTCACCTTCAGCCCGGCCTCGTAGAGGGAGATGGCCTCCTCGTACTTCTCCTGCACCCGGTACAGGCGGCCCAGGTTGAGCAGCGTGGGCACATGGCCGGGCTCGAGGAAGCGGACCTTCTCATAGGCGGCCTGGGCGTCGGCGAGCCGCCCCTGGCGCTCGGCGATGATGCCCAGGTTGAACTGGGCGTTGAGGCTCTGGGGCGCCCGGGCCACCACCTCTCGGAAGCCCTCCTCGGCCTTCGCGTAGTCACCCGCGTCGAAGGCGGCGACGGCCTGGGCGAAGGTCTCCCGCATGTCGCGCTCCTGCTTCGTCTCGGCGACGGGAGCGGGAGCCGGAGCGGGCGCCGGAGCCTCGGTGGTGGCCACGGGCACGGGCTTCACCTGCGAGGTCGTGGCGCACGCGGTCGTGAGGGCCAGCGTGGCGGCGGCGAGGGTGCGGCGGAACGCCATGAACGTACTCCCTGCGGATGCCTGCGGATGCATGTGCGTCACCTTCACGGCTGGGCCTCCCCGGAAGCGGTGGGCGGAATGGGCGCCGCGTTGCCCGCGGGAGCCGGGGTCTCATGGGAAGCGGGAGCCGGAGCCGCGGGTGCGGCGGGCTCCTGGGAAGCGGGAGTGGCCTGGCTGACCTCGGGGAGGCCGGGCTCCTTGGCCACGTCCGAGGTGACGAAGAACTCGCTGCCGCGGAAGGGCACCTGGCGCACCTGGGCGTAGGCACCGGGACGGTAGCGGTTCACCTGGTCCTGCGCGGCCAGGGTCCACTCGTTGTAGAGCGACAGCTCGTAGGCCTTGCCCAGCGCCTTCTCGAGCGCCTCGGTGGCCTTGTCCTCCAGCGGGAGCGCGAGGTTCTCCAGCTCGCCGCGGTACATGGCCGTCTGCTCCTCGTCGAGCCCGGCGGGATCCGGCGACTCGAGGATGTTGCGCGCGAAGTCGGCGTAGGCCAGGCCGATGCGGGTGAGCGCGGCGATGCCCCACTCGCCCGAGCCGGTGCCGAGCACGTCCACGTAGGCCTTCTCCAGCTTCTGGATGGACTGCTGCTTGGCGGTGAGGTCGCGCCGGATGGTGGCGACGCTCTTGAAGCGGATGTTCGTGTACCGCTGCCAGTCGTACTCCACGGCGAGGAAGCGCGCGTGGCCGTAGGCGTCGAGCAGGTCCGGCCGCTGCTTCTCCTCGGGGGACAGCTTCGCCCAGCCGCGGACGAGCTCGCCCTGCACGCGCTCGGTGTCACGCGCGTTCTTCAGCTCGCGGTAGGCGATGAGCTGCCGGTAGCGGGCCAGGTAGAGCTGGGCGGCCGAGGTGCGCGAGTCGCGCCCGTACGTCTCGGCGAAGGACTCGAAGGCCCGCGCGGCCTCGGCCGGCTTGTGGTCCTTCTCGTGGACGAGGCCGATGTTGTAGGCGAGCTGCGGCACGTCCGGCCGGTCCTTGAAGCGGGACATGTACGCGCGGTAGGCGGAGATGGCCTTGTCGGACTCGCCCACGCCCTCCCACCAGAGGCCGGCGTTGAAGAGGGCATCCGGCACCCACTTGCTGGCCTCGGCGAGCAGCTGGCGGCGCTCCTCGTCCTTGCTGGAGCGGGCCTCGTCGGCGCTCGGCGCGTCGGAGGACAGGGACTCCTTCTTCGCGTCCTTGCCCTTGGCGTCCTTGCCCTTCGCGTCCTTGCCCTTGCTGGCCACCGGCTTCGCCTTGCGAGCCTCATCGGCGCGGGTGGCGGCGTCATGGGCGTCCACGAAGGCGGCGTACATGGCGGCGGCCTTGCGGAACTCGGCGAGCTTCTCGTAGAGGCGCGCGAGCGTGTAGCGGATCTTCGGCTCGAAGGGGCTGCCCGCGTAGTCGGTGAGGACGCGCTCGCCGGCGGCCACGCCGCGGTCGAGCTGCCCGGCCTCCTGGAAGATGACCATGGCCGAGGTGAGCGCGCGGTCCGCGTTCTCCGACCTGGGGAACTCCTTCACGTACTCGAGGAAGAGCTCGGCGGCCTTCGCCGGGTTCTTCTCCTTCTGGTAGACGACCTCGTGGATCCACTTGTACTGCGAGCCCTCGACGACGCGGGCCACGCGGGTGGCGAACTCGGGGCTGGGCTTGAGCAGCTTCTCGTTGGCGAGGAACTGCCGCGAGAGCTTGTTGAGCTCGAGCCACTCCTCGCGGGACTCGAGCACGTACATGGTCAGGTCCGCCGCGTCACGCGAGCGCCGCTCGGCGGGGTACTTGTTGATGATCTCCCCGAAGCGCCGGGCCGCGTCCATGTAGTGGTGGCGGTCGTAGACGATGAGGGCGGCCTGGTAGCGCAGGTCGATCTCATCCGGGTTGTCCGGGTAGAGCTTGTTGTAGGTGTCGCACGCGGCGACCAGCCGATCCTCGAAGCGCGTGAGCGGCTCCTCGGCCTGATCCGTGTCCTTCTTGGTGATGCGGCCCTTCTTCTCGATCTGGCCCTTGGACTTGTTCTCGTCGACCTTCTGGCCGTCCTTGAGCTCGCTCCTGGCCAGCTGACCGCGCTCGATCTTCACGAGCTTGTCGTAGGCCATGATGGCGGCGAAGGAGGCGTTCTTGCGGTAGGTCTCGTTGGAGACCTCGCGGGCCGAGTCGCGCTCCGGAATCTTGAAGGCGACCACTGCGTCGTACTGGGCGGCGGCGGCCTCCCACTCCTCGAGGGCCCAGAGGATCTCCGCGTAGAAGAACCGCATGTTGAAGGCGGAGTCGGAGATGAACTCGGGATCCTCGCTGGTGGCGAAGGTGTCCACGTACTGCTTGTAGATGTCGCGGGCGAGCCGGTACGTCTCCACCTGGCGCGTCTTCTGCGCCTCCTGGTGGTAGTCGGTGACCATGACGCGCATGGCCTCCTCGGTGACGCTGAAGGCGTTGCGCAGCACGGGCTTGTTGCCGGTGTTGGCCTGCCACCACTCGCTGCCGGGACGGTACAGCTCCACCATGCGCTTCATCTCGGCGCGCACCTGGTTGCGCTGGCGCAGGCCCTCATGGGCGCGGACGATGGACTGCTGGTAGTCGGGCGCGCCGGGGCCCATCGGCTTGTCCTGGATGAGGACGCGGTACGTCTCGATGGCGCTGTCGTACAGACCCACGTCCACGAGCTGGGCGGCCATCTTGGAGATCAGCCGCTCCTGGCGCTTCTCGGGAGCCTTGGCCTTGAAATAGGCGATGCCCTCCTTCGCCTTGTCCAGCTTGACGAAGAAGACGATGACGTCGTTGAGCGACTCGGTCTTGAGGTCACCCAGCTCCTCGCCGCGATCACCGGCGTAGTCCACCACCTCCTGCAGCTTGGCGAGACCCTCGTCGTAGGCGCCGCCGTTGTAGTCGCACCACGCCAGCTTGTAGACGGCGTAGGCGTAGACCTTGGGCACCTTCGAGGCGCGCGCCTTCTCGTAGTAGGAGCGGGCCTCCTTGAGCTTGTTGTTGTCGAAGTAGTGGTTGCCCAGCTGGACGTAGGTGTCCGGGACGAACTGCGACTGGGGGAACTCCTCGATCAGCTGCAGGTAGCGTTTCACCGCGTCATCGCGCCGGCCGAGCTCCTGGAGGTTGTAGCCGAGGTAGAAGAGGATCTCGTCGCGCTGGGGCCAGTCCACGTAGCCGCCCAGCAGGTCCTCGTAGATGCGCATCGTCTCGGCGCGGAAGCGCTCGCTCTCGCGGTGATCCTCCTTGGGCGCCTCCAGCTTGTCGCCGCGGGCGGTGGCCGCGTCGAAGGCCTTCTCCGCCTCGAGGTAGCGGTTCATCTCCTGCTGGTAGAGGTACTTGGACTTCTCCCAGTAGAGCTCGGCGAGCCGGTAGAGCATGTCCGCCCGGCGGTGCGAGCCCTCCTGCAGCTTGGGGATCAGGCGCTTGAAGCCCTCGATGGCCTCGTCGCGCTTGCGGTCCGCCAGCCCGTCCTTCTGGGCATCGGCGATGCGCGGCGTGTTGTCCGATCCCGGACCCATGCGCGCGGGACCCATGCGGGCCGGGCCCTGGCGCTCGGGCTCCCGCTCCTGGGGGGCCTGACGCGCCGCCTCCTTGGAAGAGGCGTCCTTGGAAGCCGCCTCGGCCTCC
The sequence above is drawn from the Archangium gephyra genome and encodes:
- the cglE gene encoding adventurous gliding motility protein CglE gives rise to the protein MKKPLLAAVLAMLPTTALAGTPPEGVPLEVRRGFFTEADIGTFFTLGGENIYSNAQTYLQLGVGYDLTDKISMGVHFGLGASAANCFAGYMPGTNVCSMSDNFTVAFADVTAAYMVPLADRLYLMPKVAAGLSRLDPAPVGSGDPGAALTAPNAGLGIGIEYATPMDHFSVGADFLARYLIGPNIPTFAFFPRVKYTF
- a CDS encoding AgmX/PglI C-terminal domain-containing protein, yielding MAAGKKNGLKLRITGPDGSVHEAVSEAESVIVGSGAQAAVKLLDPRVSNLHVMLKVESTGSVTAIDLGSESGTQVGGQRVVGPRTLSPGDVLMLGGSRVEVLFGNAETPPPPAGAQVESGVGLQGSLLHPRAPEPRAPEVGNRVVPPGLRNRATPEQAVRNTPAPAARKARSLVAAHIREPLPPEALPTKDAKVLQVQLLWGDQMMSIQHFRDGVPVTIGEAKKNFFHVFESEVGARHVLAVGRGELYELHVPESAGVIVTHNGDVRTKDSLRAEGKLTASGKEHAYTLGLHDRAEVSLGTLTFVVRYVKPSPAVAVSSLAETDFTWFKIAGISFLAAGAFLAAMLLTPRSEAPSSDDIFASQQRVAKFLVQPAKQIDTKRLDLKGVEEGAKAKGEEGKFGKEEAKKAEADPSKPGTNIVNKNKREQDRKVVGRVGILGAMKNLKGGASDVFGPGGLGTGINNALGGLKSGAGLGDAQGVGGLGSRGSGTGGGGTALGLGGLGTKGNGRGAGDGGGIDLAGRGKSVTKIVPGKTTVVGGLDKDVIAKIIRSHQNEIKYCYETELNKNPSLAGKVAVAFTIDPAGAVSEANVTETTLNSSAAENCMLSRIRRWKFPEPKGGGVVAVTYPWLFSPAGE
- a CDS encoding tetratricopeptide repeat protein — translated: MAFRRTLAAATLALTTACATTSQVKPVPVATTEAPAPAPAPAPVAETKQERDMRETFAQAVAAFDAGDYAKAEEGFREVVARAPQSLNAQFNLGIIAERQGRLADAQAAYEKVRFLEPGHVPTLLNLGRLYRVQEKYEEAISLYEAGLKVKGREYEASLLNNLTVAYRLAGKHEQAEATARRVLARHPDDAEAYKNLALVYYDQGKYRLAELVLANARKLDEKDPGIYNNLGMIYLKLEDRPRALAQFQKAVSLDERFAPGYLNLGAMALAWRDYAGAERSFSKAVELEPGSHEAWLYYAYALDGQKGRDAKKGIAAGEAFEKVLTLRAEQPEAVCGAGWAYAVERAGWDKAEGFLQRCKDLGSTSAQDKQLIDSKLQGIAAMRKNGQPEAAPEEKAPNPAAVGGSGSMLDKVSDESAPQEGAPAEGAAPAESGATLVEGAAASPAPSEPAAEPPAEAPKAE
- a CDS encoding tetratricopeptide repeat protein; translated protein: MKAVLRFGALAVGVALTAGGAGEAAQPSGKKASQAAAESRKGAARKQASSKQGPSKEAEAASKDASSKEAARQAPQEREPERQGPARMGPARMGPGSDNTPRIADAQKDGLADRKRDEAIEGFKRLIPKLQEGSHRRADMLYRLAELYWEKSKYLYQQEMNRYLEAEKAFDAATARGDKLEAPKEDHRESERFRAETMRIYEDLLGGYVDWPQRDEILFYLGYNLQELGRRDDAVKRYLQLIEEFPQSQFVPDTYVQLGNHYFDNNKLKEARSYYEKARASKVPKVYAYAVYKLAWCDYNGGAYDEGLAKLQEVVDYAGDRGEELGDLKTESLNDVIVFFVKLDKAKEGIAYFKAKAPEKRQERLISKMAAQLVDVGLYDSAIETYRVLIQDKPMGPGAPDYQQSIVRAHEGLRQRNQVRAEMKRMVELYRPGSEWWQANTGNKPVLRNAFSVTEEAMRVMVTDYHQEAQKTRQVETYRLARDIYKQYVDTFATSEDPEFISDSAFNMRFFYAEILWALEEWEAAAAQYDAVVAFKIPERDSAREVSNETYRKNASFAAIMAYDKLVKIERGQLARSELKDGQKVDENKSKGQIEKKGRITKKDTDQAEEPLTRFEDRLVAACDTYNKLYPDNPDEIDLRYQAALIVYDRHHYMDAARRFGEIINKYPAERRSRDAADLTMYVLESREEWLELNKLSRQFLANEKLLKPSPEFATRVARVVEGSQYKWIHEVVYQKEKNPAKAAELFLEYVKEFPRSENADRALTSAMVIFQEAGQLDRGVAAGERVLTDYAGSPFEPKIRYTLARLYEKLAEFRKAAAMYAAFVDAHDAATRADEARKAKPVASKGKDAKGKDAKGKDAKKESLSSDAPSADEARSSKDEERRQLLAEASKWVPDALFNAGLWWEGVGESDKAISAYRAYMSRFKDRPDVPQLAYNIGLVHEKDHKPAEAARAFESFAETYGRDSRTSAAQLYLARYRQLIAYRELKNARDTERVQGELVRGWAKLSPEEKQRPDLLDAYGHARFLAVEYDWQRYTNIRFKSVATIRRDLTAKQQSIQKLEKAYVDVLGTGSGEWGIAALTRIGLAYADFARNILESPDPAGLDEEQTAMYRGELENLALPLEDKATEALEKALGKAYELSLYNEWTLAAQDQVNRYRPGAYAQVRQVPFRGSEFFVTSDVAKEPGLPEVSQATPASQEPAAPAAPAPASHETPAPAGNAAPIPPTASGEAQP